The following proteins are encoded in a genomic region of Pseudomonadota bacterium:
- a CDS encoding permease — protein sequence ETKNWVDATWSFTLMILPLLFGGVLIAGFLLGMPGTDNGIIPNQWIARLVGGNSLFSNLLASVVGAFMYFATLTEVPIVQGLLGSGMGKGPALALLLAGPALSLPSMIVIRSILGTKKSFVFFGLVIGLSTIVGMVFGWIAG from the coding sequence GAAACAAAAAACTGGGTTGATGCCACATGGTCTTTTACATTAATGATTTTACCCCTTCTCTTTGGCGGTGTGCTTATTGCCGGGTTTCTCCTCGGTATGCCCGGCACGGACAACGGGATAATCCCGAATCAGTGGATTGCACGACTGGTTGGAGGAAATTCGTTATTTTCCAATCTCCTTGCATCAGTCGTTGGGGCATTCATGTACTTTGCAACCCTAACTGAAGTGCCGATTGTACAGGGACTCCTTGGTTCAGGCATGGGGAAAGGCCCTGCCCTTGCTTTACTCCTTGCAGGCCCTGCGCTCTCACTGCCGAGTATGATTGTCATAAGGAGCATTCTGGGGACGAAGAAATCATTTGTGTTTTTTGGTCTTGTCATCGGGCTCTCCACCATTGTGGGGATGGTATTTGGATGGATAGCAGGGTAA
- a CDS encoding thioredoxin family protein, translating to MKIQILGAGCRNCIKLAKNAEEAAKAKGADCEIEKVTDIKEIMSYGVMQTPALAIDGKVKSVGRVLSVEEIKKLL from the coding sequence ATGAAGATCCAAATTTTGGGAGCAGGTTGCCGGAATTGTATAAAGCTTGCAAAAAATGCAGAAGAAGCAGCAAAGGCAAAAGGCGCTGATTGCGAGATCGAAAAGGTAACAGATATTAAAGAGATAATGAGCTATGGTGTCATGCAAACACCAGCCCTTGCCATTGACGGAAAGGTAAAGAGCGTCGGGAGGGTACTGTCCGTGGAGGAAATTAAAAAGCTGTTAT